The DNA window actacatcaaattaaaaacaaaaggtggCAAACATTTAATGAGATTAACAACCAACAAAAGGTACAccctttaaatatatttcaatcaggagaaacGTCTTGAATTTAACTATTAGATTAGTTCACAAGTATAGATTCTTTGGAGCTTGAACTCCATCCTGCTGTGATTTTGGCAGCAATTTGCCTTCAAGGTGGGCAGTTTGTGGCCCAAACCTAAAACGAGTTTGACACCTCTGCTTTATAGCAATAAACTGGATAATTCTACTGGAGGgcataataaaacataaattatTAACAGAGAAAACTACACAATGTTAAAAATTACAGTCAAGTAGTTTTGTATGCATATCTTTAGGGTCAACGTAAACTCAGAATGTCACAAACTTGCATCTTTGTTCTCTTACCTGTGGAATAGCTTCTCCTCATGGACCTTGAGGTTTTGTTTGAATCCTCCCTTGAAGTGGTTGATCCTGGTATCACAGCTCAGGTTCTTTGGCTTGTAACAGAACCAAGGCTCGCCTGTACGAAGGTCAGTGTAGTTACACACCGGCTGTTGGGTTGGCCGCAGGCAGACGTTACAGATGGTGGTTTCAGAGAGAGAGCCTGAGCGGAAGAGGCTCTTGAAGTAAATCCTATCCGGCTGTTCTCTGTTCAGCCTGTCCAGCACTGAGACGGCTTCACTAGAATGAACCAGAGTCACCTGATTGGAGAGAGAACCAGAGAACTGCAAATCTGTAATTTGGGTTTAGGACGACATTGCTTCCCAATATActgatatttattattatctCAATGTCAACTTgtacaacaaccacaacataAAAACTGCAATATTGAATGAGAGTATCAGTAGAAAAGttcaagacaaaaaaataattaacttttGTTGGTGCCTTTTGTGTACAATTGATGCTTTGCTAAGCCCTGCCCTCGCCTGCTAAAATATACCATAGTGCATTCCTTGAGGAATTATTATTGAATGGTCGCTTTGTTCATTGTAAAGCAATTTAAATCTAAACTGACAACATGTTTTACAAATAACAGTATGAGAGTGAACAGCAGATCAGCTAGCAATCTGACATGGAAGCCCTCTTCTTGTAAAGACCCCACCGTTTATCACATACAAACCAAACATTTTAGAAACATATATCTGTGGCTAATGAGTATTAGCATTataacatgtttaaaaatgacaagCTCCTAATACACAAAACCAACCTAAAATGGGAAAAATCCAACAATATACAATGAGAGCCAGACACTTGTCAGACCCTGTGTTAGCAGATGAAACGCTATGATTGGCCAGTCTGCATTTCCGGGACATGAATCAGTGAAGGAACAATTCAATATCTGGTTTGTTCAAGAACATTCTGTAAATACTTTCCCTTACTTATTAAAATCCAAGAAGCTATTGCTAGTACTTGAGTACTACTGTATACTGATATTAACAAACATGTCTATCTTAATGTACTTTAATATTTGTTAATGTATTGCCATTAATATGGTTATCCCGATTTTCAACAATATTACATGTGCTATAATTTGCTTCTGTCATGCAGCAGCAAAGACGAGAAGGTTTCAAAAACTTTTCTTTGGTATGTTTTCACCTGAAAATAAGAATATATGTGTATTTGTTATCTTTGAAAAAGTCACTCATTTTTACATCGGGAGCGTTCTCTACTCAATTAGTTTGCAAACTCCCTGAATGGATAAACCAAATATTAGATCTAGTGAGAATCTTTAGCATTTTGCTGATGGCTGTATTTGTCAGACACGCTTGGAAAAGGAGGGGTTAGCAGAAGGGTTTTCACCTGGTTGCAATGTGCAACTTTATAACAAGAAGACTCTAAATCTTACACCAAAACCGTTTAAAGTAATAGTTTTTTGCATTACCTCAATCTGTGCGTCTCCTTCCCAGAGCAAAGAGAACACAGCAGAGTAGCTCCCATTCAGATGATCCACAACTTGACCAGCCACACCTGCTTCAAGCGTCCGGTTGTGCAGACGGGCGGTCAGGAAGTCCCCCCCAGACTTCTTGGGACGACCTTGGAAGTCAAAGGTTTGTATCATAACCTCCAGCTGGTCCCCTACATGCCACTGCCCACCTTTCCTCCCTGGGAGGATGGTGAAGGTGCTGTGGGCTGGATCAGTGGTCTGCTCCAAGGAAACAGGAGATGGTAAAAGTGGAGTTTCAGGCCAAGCAATGGAGTCTAGTATGAGGCGTTCCTCCAAGGCGTCCTGGGGGGACCGTGGCTCGAAGGTGCAGAAGCTGCGATTAACGATATGATGAGGGGAGAGTCTTGGCATGATGATGGGGGAGTTGACTTTATGCTGAAACTGTCAGAGGGTTGAGAGAGAAGATGTTAAAGATACATaaaaaactgaactgaaacaAAAGGTCACGAGTCAAGAAAGCGATTGTTAAACTGAAAGGTTAGATTGATGTTTTGGGATTTTCAAACAGAGATACAACTTTGACAGATGCAAAAAATGGAGAAGATAAAaacttttccaaaaatgtaaagcactttgaaatATTTCATCGACAAAGTCCACTCTGCAAACCATCCCATTAAAAGCAAGTTTTTACCTGTAAAGTATCCATGTGATATAGCACAAAGATTAAGGCAATGACAGCCAGAAAAAGGAAGATGGCAGGGTTCAACCTTCTCACACAGAATGCTGTCTTCATGGTCATTTATTAGTCTTGCCATTCACCTTTGGCATTGCACTTCCTCCTTAACTGTATTAAGACataaaaaagacataaaaaaggaaatgggtAATTGATGCTTTGTTATGCTGGAGAATATTACTTAGGATTGAATTCAGTTGGGAAATTCTTTATTTGACTTTCAATTTTGAATCTTTCAGCGTGAGGGTGCCGCCCTGTTGTAATTGAAGGGTAAATAAACACTGAGGATTCTTCCTGGCAACACAAAAGAGcctggaagggagggggggggctccctgtTATAAtagaagaaatgaaaaacacactgaTGCTACTTCCTGGCTCCTCAAAAGAGCTGCCACACATAAGAGCCAGGAAGGGTGGACCTCCCTGTTATAATGAAAGAGGAAATGCTGGCTGTACTTCCTGGCTCTTCAAAGAAAAAGCAGTACACTTATTACATGTACAGCTTAACCCTGTATAAACATAAGAGGACACCAAGGTTGCAGATGAGTGTTAACAGACATCTGCATGAACTTGGATTTAATGACGTTAATGAACTGATACCagttcctccctccctgcacccCCTGTGAAACACAAGGCCTGATGAAGTTAGATTAATTTAGTTAAACATTTAGATAACGCAGTATGGACTTGAAACTAGGGTTATCacaataccaaaattatgactttgacTCAATACCTGCATAAATATTACGATACACGATACTTacgatacgataccacaaatacgATACTGGGATATTTATCTAtgattgtaataaataaaacatatgtatggttccctttttaccagcttgttcttgcccagctttttgaacacttaacaaatgacTTTCTTATTAGTATTAGTCCACAGCAAGATAtgaatgaaaacgacatggtaaaatcatagcattgactatacacggctatgtaggcctattgtgcttatctgactatatgactacatagttatttccataaagTAGGAATTACgtaattttacagatgtgtgtttgaggtggaaaaaaactggGTTTTAAAAgttggacacataattaaagggcaaattcttaactttattgaaaaatgacaatgaaaattgcatctagtgtgtattatttggtacaattctgTGTGCATGCTGACCCCatgatcacataggcccacgtgagtgaaattgtaggtcattttgcatgtatatatttcggctggactattcagtaacttaatTGCTGTCTTccttggatgtgtggcgtgactGCGTGTGAAAACATGGAAAGGCGTGTATCACACAAGGAAATCATGAGAgttggcagccctgtagctgtgtttgcttgacaacaactttcctaacagtcaaacatcaagcaagtgcaacgcAAAACaaagcagacgtcctcttttaccCGGACATTCACTCTTTCCGAATACTTTGTACCCAAAGTaattccagatctcacttctgccATATTTactttcaacaagccgaggacagTCGGCAACCGCTCCttcacatgaggacatgtctccctgagataaCTGTGAGTAACGGCTATCTGTTGCATGTGGGAGAGTTgggcagcccccccccatgcagtcAGTGCATGCAGGCACCGGACAGAGAGCGCTCTGGTTAcgtgctttttttaatgaagtaccggtactaaaaatattctAAATCCCTGTTTTAGTACATGCTTGTCCAAATGACAAGTGACTTAAATCGTCAATGTTGTTAATGTCAAGCCATTCACTTCAGATAAGCTTTCTATATATAAttttaccattttacatttttcacctaGTAACCTAGATAGtagcttgttttattgtttttttattgcattttatgCTTGTTTTATTGCTTATCTGCTTGTGCTATATAAGTGTCAAACAAATTTTGCCAATAATTGGT is part of the Pungitius pungitius chromosome 2, fPunPun2.1, whole genome shotgun sequence genome and encodes:
- the LOC119211030 gene encoding NXPE family member 3-like, with product MTMKTAFCVRRLNPAIFLFLAVIALIFVLYHMDTLQFQHKVNSPIIMPRLSPHHIVNRSFCTFEPRSPQDALEERLILDSIAWPETPLLPSPVSLEQTTDPAHSTFTILPGRKGGQWHVGDQLEVMIQTFDFQGRPKKSGGDFLTARLHNRTLEAGVAGQVVDHLNGSYSAVFSLLWEGDAQIEVTLVHSSEAVSVLDRLNREQPDRIYFKSLFRSGSLSETTICNVCLRPTQQPVCNYTDLRTGEPWFCYKPKNLSCDTRINHFKGGFKQNLKVHEEKLFHSGVNMKVSIQATGPSTATVLSRKEGQLKVKTSSGTSVPSGYYYQGVWRALGGTSLFQFNRSTITQCLKGKVVHMYGDSTIRQWFEFLNAALPGLKEFDLHSPRQIGPFMSLDYENNILVTYRCHGPPIRFSLVPTRELCYIANEIDDLIGGPNTVVVVGIWSHISTFPIEIYIRRLQSIRRAVVQLLDRAPGTLVIIRTASVKALTLYETITNSDWYSLQRDKVLRAMFKGLKVHLIDAWEMTLAHHLPHNLHPQPPIIKNMINHILSYICPHKGG